Below is a genomic region from Persephonella sp..
TTTGTGAACAGCTCAGGCATAAAAAGGTTTATATCTTCTTTTATCTGATATTCTGCTTTTTTGATGTTTAGTCTGTATTGCTTCAAAGATAAGTTGTTATTCACAGCTCTTTCTACAGCTTCATCTATACTCATACCGTAAGAGATAATCGGAAAAAGAATAAAAAATATCAGCCTTTTCATGGCTAATCTCCAATCAAGAGATCAACAGCTTTCTCAAACTCATCAACTATCTTTAGATAAGATTTATTTTCCCTGAGCATTCCAAACTCAACAAGCCTTTTACCGTATCCTATAAGTATTTCAGACAGGATCTCTTTATCCGGTCTGCTTTCAAGCTTTTTCAGGTAAAACTGTTTTATCCTGTCAGAAGTTTCAAAATAAACATTCTGAAACTGATTGCCTACACATATAACCTGAAAAAAGAATATATAAGCAATCTCTTTGTATTCATACATTATTTTGAATATATCCCTTGCAAAAAGCTTTATAGTTTTTGAGGGTTTGTCCTCTACAGCAGAATACTTGTCTATTATTCTTACCATGTTAGAAACTATTAACTGAACGATC
It encodes:
- a CDS encoding TetR/AcrR family transcriptional regulator, yielding MSQSTRDKLITSAIKVFSEKGFYNTKISDIVQEAGVAQGTFYIYFKSKEEIFLRIVQLIVSNMVRIIDKYSAVEDKPSKTIKLFARDIFKIMYEYKEIAYIFFFQVICVGNQFQNVYFETSDRIKQFYLKKLESRPDKEILSEILIGYGKRLVEFGMLRENKSYLKIVDEFEKAVDLLIGD